In a single window of the Podospora pseudocomata strain CBS 415.72m chromosome 2 map unlocalized CBS415.72m_2, whole genome shotgun sequence genome:
- a CDS encoding uncharacterized protein (EggNog:ENOG503P498; MEROPS:MER0043003; COG:S) produces the protein MASTATPVDLNLPLGAPPGAPPGFTDHTFVSENDVKLSVRVWPADPPVGEPAPFVIWTHGGGWLGGAHFAPLPWLSPGFRARGYHLVSHNYRLAPQARIDDQLSDCLESVSWLRSNLPSLLGEDKVDVDRYVLVGESAGGHLVTLMAAHLSPPPKAVVDVYGLVDFLSIPHFCDSVQFEPWKPDNPAPWKGEFTDAELDAFLEDRNPENLLTDALAWNEQEVLTEQQIQQYWATDFKYNRRIRLQAELHMRRSLNSDMEGLRKGVMHREKFKTQEDFVAFLEDMSPYRVFMKDQKRTYPPTAFMHGSGDEAVHIDQSYRMAELLKSRGVPVLECYEEGEPHVYDLKYINRNINGWETYVQPVLDFVDSHVGHGSKG, from the exons ATGGCGTCGACTGCCACCCCTGTTGATCTCAACCTGCCCCTTGGCGCACCTCCTGGCGCGCCTCCTGGCTTCACTGATCACACATTCGTGTCTGAGAATGATGTCAAGTTGTCTGTAAGGGTATGGCCAGCAGATCCACCTGTTGGGGAGCCTGCTCCGTTTGTAATATG GACTCACGGAGGCGGTTGGTTGGGCGGTGCTC ACTTCGCCCCTCTGCCCTGGCTCAGTCCTGGATTTCGAGCCAGAGGTTACCACTTGGTCTCCCACAACTACCGATTAGCCCCGCAAGCCAGAATCGATGACCAGTTGTCCGACTGCCTGGAGTCTGTTTCTTGGCTTCGGTCAAatcttccttctcttctcggcGAGGACAAAGTCGATGTGGACCGATACGTTCTTGTCGGTGAATCTGCCGGCGGCCACCTGGTCACGCTGATGGCCGCCCATctatctcctcctcccaaagCAGTGGTTGACGTCTATGGCTTGGTGGACTTTCTGTCCATCCCGCATTTTTGTGACAGCGTTCAATTCGAACCGTGGAAGCCTGACAACCCCGCACCATGGAAAGGAGAGTTCACTGACGCCGAGCTCGACGCTTTCCTCGAGGATAGAAACCCAGAGAATCTGTTGACAGATGCACTAGCCTGGAACGAGCAAGAGGTTCTCACGGAACAACAAATACAACAGTACTGGGCCACTGATTTCAAGTACAACCGACGCATCAGACTGCAGGCCGAGCTGCACATGAGAAGATCATTGAACTCTGACATGGAGGGACTGAGAAAAGGAGTGATGCATCGAGAGAAGTTCAAAACTCAAGAGGACTTTGTCGCATTTCTGGAAGACATGTCTCCGTACAGGGTGTTCATGAAGGATCAAAAACGAACATACCCGCCGACAGCGTTTATGCATGGGAGCGGGGATGAGGCCGTGCACATTGATCAGAGTTACCGGATGGCAGAGCTGTTGAAGAGCAGAGGGGTTCCTGTGCTGGAGTGTTACGAAGAAGGGGAGCCACATGTCTATGATCTCAAGTATATT AATCGCAACATCAACGGCTGGGAAACGTACGTTCAACCCGTACTCGATTTTGTTGACAGCCATGTGGGCCATGGGAGCAAAGGCTAG
- a CDS encoding uncharacterized protein (EggNog:ENOG503NXIV; COG:S) has protein sequence MALPAEAASQLKTCVQEYGFVGALIDAYVVQPSGDKYQFYEGREYDEFWRTVQELDVPVYLHPSFPSLDEVFTPGELYSQEDSVAASAGLATASWDWHSRTGLSFLRLYTGGVFERFQKLKIVLGHMGEMVPFYLWRSNAVLSRGRPTSLRDVWRHNIWVAISAVWDLDAMRMVLAVTDVRRVMYAVDYPFGRNAEGKAFMEELRKSKLVSEKEFKGIANGNAKALLRLK, from the coding sequence TATGGCTTTGTTGGCGCCTTGATTGACGCATATGTTGTTCAGCCTTCCGGCGACAAGTATCAGTTTTATGAAGGAAGGGAATATGATGAATTCTGGCGAACCGTTCAGGAGCTGGACGTTCCGGTATATCTGCATCCTTCCTTCCCGTCGTTGGATGAGGTGTTTACTCCTGGGGAACTGTACTCCCAAGAGGATTCGGTGGCGGCCTCGGCGGGATTGGCTACGGCAAGCTGGGACTGGCACTCGAGAACGGGACTTTCGTTTCTGAGACTTTATACTGGGGGCGTCTTTGAGAGATTTCAAAAACTGAAGATTGTGCTCGGTCACATGGGAGAAATGGTGCCATTCTATCTGTGGAGGTCAAACGCGGTGTTGAGCAGAGGCAGGCCGACGTCCTTGAGAGATGTATGGAGACACAATATATGGGTGGCGATCAGTGCCGTGTGGGATTTGGACGCTATGAGGATGGTGCTTGCTGTGACGGATGTGAGGAGGGTCATGTATGCCGTTGACTACCCGTTTGGCAGAAACGCTGAGGGCAAGGCCTTTATGGAAGAGCTGCGCAAGAGCAAACTGGTGAGCGAGAAGGAATTCAAGGGCATTGCGAATGGAAATGCCAAGGCGTTGTTGCGCTTGAAGTGA
- a CDS encoding uncharacterized protein (EggNog:ENOG503PADF): MGLPTKRSTPQPYEDYSQVLNFVIWVLAGHATIFIFLRLWGKYYRGRRLWWDDYLLIFSWLALMLGCIFQTVDTTLGFGRSQHSIPLENIENSRLLATIAGFFLILAAAWSKTSFGLTLVRLTRTDGFLKRLVRFAIWTTNIFIAGSCIIQWAHCWPLDRIWRQEVPGGKCLPLGLMNGYNMFVAAYSGAVDVMLALLPCKIFWPLMMRRKEKIGITIAMGMGVL, translated from the exons ATGGGTCTTCCAACAAAACGATCAACTCCACAGCCATATGAAGACTACAGCCAAGTCCTCAATTTTGTGATATGGGTACTCGCAGGCCACGCTACAATTTTCATCTTCCTCCGTCTCTGGGGGAAGTACTATCGTGGCCGACGTCTCTGGTGGGACGACTACCTGCTCATTTTCTCCTGGCTCGCTCTCATGCTAGGCTGCATTTTCCAGACCGTCGACACAACATTGGGGTTTGGTCGATCTCAGCATTCCATCCCCCTTGAGAACATCGAGAACAGCAGGCTCTTGGCTACGATAGCTGGATTCTTCCTCATTCTGGCCGCAGCGTGGTCCAAGACGTCCTTTGGGCTCACTTTGGTCAGATTAACGAGAACAGACGGATTTCTCAAGAGGCTGGTGCGGTTTGCGATATGGACAACCAACATTTTTATAGCCGGGAGCTGTATCATACAGTGGGCACACTGTTGGCCTCTGGATCGGATCTGGAGACAGGAGGTGCCAGGGGGGAAATGCCTGCCACTGGGCCTTATGAATGGTTATAATATGTTTGTTGCCG CCTACTCCGGTGCAGTCGATGTCATGCTCGCCTTATTGCCATGCAAAATCTTTTGGcccttgatgatgaggaggaaggagaagatcgGGATCACTATCgcgatgggaatgggggtTTTGTGA